AGCACGAAGCGCTCCGTCCCGGCGGCAGCCGCGGCGCGTAGCAGGTTCTCGGTGCCGCGCACATTGGACTTCACGCCCTCGCACGGATGCAGTTCCAGCAGGGGCAGGTGCTTGTGGGCGGCGGCATGGAAGACCACTTCTGGGCGGAACTCGCGGAACACCTGGTCGACGCGGGGCCGATCGCGGATGTCCGAGATGACGATGTCGTCGCTGCGCAGGGCGTCGCCGTAGAGCTCGAGTTGGAGGCGGTGCAGATTGGACTCGTCGTGGTCGAGCAGGAAGAGCCGACTGGGGCCGAAGGCACGCACCTGGTGGCAGAGTTCGCTGCCGATGGAGCCCCCGGCGCCGGTGACGAGCACGCGGCGCCCGGCTACGACGGCCCGCGCGTCGGGGCTGACCACATGTATCTCGGCGCGGCCGATCAACTCGCTCACATCCAGTTCCCGCATGTCGCTGCCGACCACGTCACGACGGAGCGCGGCAATGAACGACGGCAGGTAGCGCACACTCGCCCCGGCGGCCTCGGCGGCGTGTGCCACCCGGCGGAAGCGGTCCGCGGCGAGTCCGGGGATGGCCACGACGACCGCTTCGATCCCCTGGTCGAGGACCGTGGTGCGGGTGGCGTCCAGCTCGCCCAGTACAGGTAGCTCGGCCGCGGCGCCGCCGAGCCGTTTGACGGGGTCGTCGTCGAGGAAGCCGACGGGTTCCAGCCCGAACTCCGGGGCTCGCCCCAGGTCCCGGGCCAGCGCCCGCCCGGCCTCCCCCGCACCGATCACCAAGGTACGCAGGGCGGCCGGTCGCGGAGCCCTGGTCCGTCGGTCGTCGCCGAGCCCGGCCAGCTCGGAGCAGACGCGATCCACGGCCCGTTCCCCGAGGTCGGGATGCAGGGGAAGCGAGAGCAGCTGCGGGAAGAGTTCGTCGGCGCCGGGGAGCCCGCCGTGCGGCACGAGTGCCGTGGCGTGGAAGTACGACAGGTGATGCAGCGGGACAAAGTGCACGGATGTTCCGATACCGCCGTCCGAGAGCCGCACGGCGAGTTCGTCACGGGTCATGCCGTACTCCTCCAGCACGCGCACCACGTAGAGGTGCCGGGCGTGCCGCCCCGGGCCAGCGGTCCGCAGTGGCTCGATGCCGGGTACGGCCCGCAGCGCGGCGTCGTACCGGTCGGCCGCCTCGTGGCGGCGCTCCTGCCAGGCCTCGAGGTGATGCAGCTGGGCGCGCCCGATGGCGGCCTGGACGTCGGTCATGTTGGCCTTGAGGCCGGCTTCCTCCACGGTGTACTGCCAGCTGCCACCCGGCAGATGGCGCCGCCACGCGTCGGTGGACATGCCGTGCAGCCGAGCCCGCCGGATCCACTCGGCCAGGGCGGGATCGTCGGTGGTGACCATGCCGCCCTCGCCGATGGGCAGGTTCTTGGTGGCGTAG
This DNA window, taken from Streptomyces sp. NBC_00663, encodes the following:
- a CDS encoding DegT/DnrJ/EryC1/StrS family aminotransferase is translated as MTVHRLRHRQERAEYAQPSLNGVAQAGVGPAHQPEEQRAVPFAAPRITLEARRAAQRVLASGWVTMGPETELFEREFADYVGAAHAVAVSSCTAALELTLRALRLPPGAGVLVPAITFCGAAQAVMHAGLRPVLVDVDPRTAMPTPATVARAARACGCPHAMMVLHYAGAPAPVAELAEAARLPLTHVIEDAAHALGATVGDRPVGSLSRAACFSFYATKNLPIGEGGMVTTDDPALAEWIRRARLHGMSTDAWRRHLPGGSWQYTVEEAGLKANMTDVQAAIGRAQLHHLEAWQERRHEAADRYDAALRAVPGIEPLRTAGPGRHARHLYVVRVLEEYGMTRDELAVRLSDGGIGTSVHFVPLHHLSYFHATALVPHGGLPGADELFPQLLSLPLHPDLGERAVDRVCSELAGLGDDRRTRAPRPAALRTLVIGAGEAGRALARDLGRAPEFGLEPVGFLDDDPVKRLGGAAAELPVLGELDATRTTVLDQGIEAVVVAIPGLAADRFRRVAHAAEAAGASVRYLPSFIAALRRDVVGSDMRELDVSELIGRAEIHVVSPDARAVVAGRRVLVTGAGGSIGSELCHQVRAFGPSRLFLLDHDESNLHRLQLELYGDALRSDDIVISDIRDRPRVDQVFREFRPEVVFHAAAHKHLPLLELHPCEGVKSNVRGTENLLRAAAAAGTERFVLISTDKAADPVSVLGATKRLAELLVRRAQDAAPPGSVFTAVRFGNVLGSRGSLLSVLAQQIGAGSPVTVTHPDVTRFFMTVEEAVGLVLEAARMAEGGEVFVLDMSSPVRIVDLVRKFARSVHVPDVDIRFTGLRPGEKLNETLFSTDEQHARTAHPRILAALPTAGESPLPERLPDLYAAAERNDAAEVRRVLAGLLQGFPADEPAQLAHAALADPYPDDF